GCTGGCGCGTCATTATCGCTACCTTTCTCGGATACGCCGGATATTACTTCTGCCGAAAAGTCTTCGGTCTCGTCAAGACTTCGCTGCACGACGAATACAACTGGCCCATGGACGCCATCGCCTATTTGTGGGCGGCTTATCTGTTCGCTTACATGATCGGTCAGTTCTTGAACGGATACATTGGACGGAAGTGGGGGCCGCGAGTCTTGCTTCTGGGAGGTCTGGGACTTTCCATCCTGTGTAACGTGATGTTTGGC
The DNA window shown above is from Candidatus Hydrogenedentota bacterium and carries:
- a CDS encoding MFS transporter — protein: MNSVLSAKQQSWRWRVIIATFLGYAGYYFCRKVFGLVKTSLHDEYNWPMDAIAYLWAAYLFAYMIGQFLNGYIGRKWGPRVLLLGGLGLSILCNVMFG